A single window of Aspergillus flavus chromosome 4, complete sequence DNA harbors:
- a CDS encoding uncharacterized protein (expressed protein): MRFKLWSFVLFATYALADECRFDNRFTKCYWEGNGPWCGAKIQLEAKGKPGYTFMITTQNEDLEDIKGIVSKDCYKTYGTKCWLGGHKNLWCLPMV, from the coding sequence atgCGTTTCAAACTCTGGTCCTTTGTTCTATTCGCAACATACGCACTCGCCGACGAGTGTAGATTCGACAACAGGTTCACCAAATGCTACTGGGAGGGAAATGGTCCCTGGTGCGGAGCCAAAATCCAATTAGAGGCGAAGGGTAAACCTGGGTATACGTTTATGATAACGACGCAAAACGAAGACTTGGAAGATATTAAGGGTATTGTTAGCAAAGACTGCTATAAGACATATGGAACCAAGTGCTGGTTGGGGGGACATAAGAATTTGTGGTGTTTGCCGATGGTTTAG
- a CDS encoding FAD/FMN-containing dehydrogenase (gluconolactone oxidase) produces the protein MVAFGSMRLPLLLLLLNVTFGSAHHWFNWQYEVGCESDTFIAPADEKGVADFLKKEFPKQSHIKVVGNGHGFGNLTTCTNKGSTNKTSHIVSLTNLKKLEINKDMTVTVGAGWDVYDLVNELKEHNLSFNYLGAMRVQNIVGAISTGTHGTGQNITNMATQVVSLRVADARGEIRTIDAHKNAEEMKAFRVNLGALGLITEVTLKVQPTHFLKKTTKVLNATTDYTKLYTELADLYKKHDRMTVWGPHFNWDAKAEDWVIEPTFYASWWEPTNYTGVRNCTLNYCANGCGDCIKDYICYDETSDAVSCPPQGICSSQFYAEIEHFFPMEHFVDAAVNYTKYQQAQTPKMKGFENEKMIFQFRALGGDDSYMSPANTYNLGSENSGVFAVLEIDWMQKVNHWDTLYNNQKFAYDFQDEFGSVYNARSHWNKMSPNDPKHTLAVFPKLPEFLKIQERQDPNCQFANDFLVSQLGIERCRSALNL, from the coding sequence ATGGTTGCCTTCGGAAGCATgcggcttcctcttctgttgctgttgctgaacgTAACATTTGGTTCGGCACACCACTGGTTCAACTGGCAGTATGAGGTCGGCTGTGAGTCCGATACCTTCATCGCGCCGGCAGATGAAAAGGGTGTTGCTGACTTCCTGAAGAAGGAGTTCCCTAAGCAATCCCACATCAAGGTCGTCGGTAATGGCCACGGTTTTGGAAACTTGACTACCTGCACGAATAAGGGCTCCACGAACAAAACTTCTCACATCGTCAGCCTGACCaacttgaagaagcttgaAATCAACAAGGACATGACTGTCACCGTCGGTGCTGGCTGGGATGTCTATGATCTGGTGAATGAACTTAAGGAGCACAACCTGTCTTTCAACTACCTCGGTGCTATGCGTGTCCAGAACATTGTTGGTGCTATTAGCACTGGTACCCACGGCACGGGCCAGAACATCACCAACATGGCAACCCAGGTCGTTTCTCTCCGTGTTGCTGATGCTCGTGGCGAGATCCGTACTATTGACGCACACAAGAACGCCGAAGAAATGAAGGCATTCCGTGTCAACCTTGGTGCTCTCGGCCTGATCACCGAAGTCACACTCAAGGTTCAGCCAACTCATTTCCTGAAGAAGACCACCAAGGTTCTGAACGCCACCACCGACTACACCAAGCTGTACACTGAGCTTGCGGATCTCTACAAGAAGCATGACCGCATGACTGTTTGGGGACCTCACTTCAACTGGGATGCCAAGGCTGAGGACTGGGTCATCGAGCCTACTTTCTACGCCAGCTGGTGGGAGCCAACCAACTACACTGGCGTTCGCAACTGCACCCTCAACTACTGTGCTAATGGCTGCGGTGACTGCATCAAGGACTATATTTGCTACGACGAGACAAGCGATGCAGTATCGTGCCCTCCCCAGGGTATCTGCTCAAGCCAGTTCTACGCTGAGATTGAGCACTTCTTCCCCATGGAGCACTTCGTGGACGCCGCCGTCAACTACACCAAGTACCAGCAGGCACAGACCCCGAAGATGAAGGGCTTCGAGAACGAGAAGATGATCTTCCAGTTCCGTGCTCTCGGGGGCGATGACTCTTACATGTCCCCGGCCAACACCTACAACCTCGGCTCCGAGAACAGTGGTGTTTTCGCTGTCCTCGAGATTGACTGGATGCAAAAGGTGAACCACTGGGATACTTTGTACAACAACCAGAAGTTTGCCTATGACTTCCAGGATGAGTTCGGCTCCGTGTACAATGCTCGCTCTCACTGGAACAAGATGTCTCCCAACGATCCCAAGCACACCTTGGCTGTCTTCCCTAAGCTTCCTGAGTTCCTGAAGATCCAGGAGCGTCAGGACCCCAACTGTCAGTTCGCCAATGACTTCTTGGTGAGCCAGCTTGGTATTGAGCGCTGCCGGTCCGCGCTTAACCTGTAG